In the genome of Sphingobium sp. CR2-8, the window CATGGCCTCAGCTACACTCACTTTTCTCATGGTGCATTGTCTGCCAATAGCGGCGCGTCGGTCTGGCTGCACGTTAAAATCCGCAATGACGGCGATCGGGCTGGGGCAGATGTGCCGCAACTCTATCTGGTCGGTCGCAATGACGAAAAGCTCCAGCGATTGGTAGGTTTTCGGAAAGTGGCTCTGCAAGCGGGTGAGAGTCGCGCGTTGAAATTTGAGATCGACAATCGCTTGCTGGCCGACTGGAAAGACGGCAGCTGGGTAATTAAGGGTGGTAATTACAGTTTCGCTCTCGGCGAAAGTGCAGCAAAACTGGATGAACCCGTTATCGTCCGCATAGCAGCAAAGACGTGGAAGGATTGAACACGCAGCGGTGTCGCGCGTCATTATCTCGTAGTAGTTTGCGGGATGGTCAGCGTTCCTATCTCTTCTGGACTCGGTGAGCAGCAGTGGGCGTTAATTAAATTCTGCGATCATGATTGCAAGCCCGCGTCGTTCGACATTCCTACGGAAGTTGGATTAAGCTCATGCCGCCTATCACAGACCCCAAGCCTAAGACCCGAGGGGATTTAGGTCGTAGGCTTGGCGTTACGGCTACTCCCACGCTCGCACAGCAACTCGGCTATGGTGATTTTGTAACATTTTGAGTGCCTACCTCTGACGGCAATCACATGAGGGATGCCGCTCCTAGGTGACGCTTGCCGTAGGCGGCAATATCAGCGCCGATGCCCCCTGACGGGAAACCCTGTTCGTGAGGTTGTCGCGCACATTTGCAATCCGACAGTGATTTTCGCACAGTAGGGCGCAAGATGACCCCACAACGCCGTGCGCGACGGGATCACCGTGGCATTTCGCGACGGACTTGCCGGTCAGGATCGGATTGCCATCCAGATTGTCGAGATATTCCGTGATAGCCGTCGATTCAGAAATGATCGTGCCATCTTCAAGCTCCAGAACCGGGATTTTTCCGATCGGATTCATGGCCAGGAACTCAGGCTGCTTCTGCTCTGCGGCGATAAGATCGATACTGACAAACTCTACGTGCTCGCCCAGCCCCTTTTCGGCAAGCACGATACGAATGCGCGCTGGGTGTGGCGCAGCTTCACGATCATAGATTTTCATAATTCATCCTATCTGTCTGCCAATTGATAGATGTGCTATCAGGGGCTCCGATGAACTTCAACGCCCTATCTGTCATTTGATAGGCGAGCCAACGCATGGATATCAGATGACCGTAAATACAAGAGAACTGATCCTGGATGCTGCACGGCGAACTGCTCAGGCACATGGGTATGGCGGGCTAAACTTTCGCGATTTGGCAGCGGAGGTCGGCATTAAGGCGGCCAGTATCCACTATTATTTTCCGGCCAAAGCGGAACTTGGTGCTGCAGTGGCAAGGCGTTATTGGGAGGACGCAGCCGCTGCTTTGGACGTGCTGTCCGACCAGACGCAGGACCCGCTCGAAAGTCTGCGCCGCTACCCCAACATGTTTCGCAAGGCACTGGAGAATGATAACAGGATGTGCCTTGGAAGCTTTATGGCCGCTGAGTATGATGATCTGCCAGCACCGATAAAGAAGGAGGTTCAGGCTTTTGCCGACGTCAACATCGCGTGGCTGAGCAGACAACTGGCCGCTGCGACGCTTGCTGCTTCCGAAGTAAACGAGCAGAAAGCACGTGCAATATTCGCGGCGATCGTCGGCGCACAACTTCTATCAAGAAGCCGGGCAGACATTTCGGTCTACGATTCGGTAATCAATATTTACCGCACCGTTGGTCTCCTGCCGGAATAACGTGCCAGCCACAGCCCATGATCGAAAATCAGGTGTTTTTCAGCAACCTCCCACTTCGGGATTTTGCCGACAGCGTGGGAGCCGCAATGATTGTCATGCCGCCACTGGCCCCCGGCATAACAATTGGCAGGTTAGCTGAAACCAGACACTCGCAGTCGTGCGCAGGAACGGCGGATTTGTCCAAGGGTTTCAGTCTCTTGTGTACGGAATCCTGACATGGAGGAACCCGCGGGCCCCATCCACCGATCTATGGGCAAAAGGGCTTTGGTGTGGATCTGGTTGACTGAGGCAGACGTGCCAGCTTGCCCATCATAGGCAGGCTGGCAGGGGCTTTGGGTGCGATTAGGCCGCGTTGCCTCCCTGACCCGGTATGCAATGTGCGCTGTTTTGATCGAGCCCGTGAGGTGGGCGCACTTTTCCGTATGGGCCGAGACGGAACAACCTCGGCCATGCTGTAGGGTGTCCTCAGCCGCCAGTTGAAGGCGCCGCGAGGCGGTCATCGATAATCGCGCGACCTCGGCGACGACACCGCCAAGGCCACCATGGCGCAGCCCTTCTTCAAAACAGCTCAAAATGGCGGTTTCATCGCGCGCTTCGACATAGATGATCCGGTCAGGATCAAGCCCAGCCTGGGCAATCGCAGGCGCGAACAGATCCGCCTGTGTCAGGCACCAGAGGATCGAGCCGCTTATGCCGGCGACCGGATTGCTGCCGTCGAGCGCGGCAATGTCGCGACCGAACAGGCGCGGCGAACGGGCGGTAACGAGGGCCAGCGGTTCGCAGCCCGGATGTTGGGCCTGCCGATAGATGAAATGAACCGCCGCATCTCTTTCATCACAGCGCTCTCCGGCGAAGCGCGTTCTAGCGCCATTTCCCAACTCGCCCGCGCCACTGGCCGCAGCGAAGCGCAGGTCATGCACGCGCTCGAGACCTACCGAGCCGCAAGCGAGGTTGGGACCGCCGATGGGGCAACCACGGAGGCGTCCCGGGAAGGTACAAGCGTCTATGGCCGCACGCGCGAGGCTGCCGGCTATGATTTCGCCGAACGGTCAGGCAAGCTCGATGCGCAGCGTGAGGTCGGTCATGACGGGACACGCAGCGCCGCCAGGATCGGAGAGCAGCGCAGGCAGTCGGAGAATTTCGGCTTTGCAGAAGGCGCCGCCGCCGCCGGCATGGCGACACGCGAGGCCGCCAAGCTCGATAGCTTCATCCGGGCCCTCAGCGATGGCGCGGGCAACCAGCTCGACGTGGCTGAGGGCGGTGCCGATGGCGTGGCCGAGCGGGCGCGCAATGGCAGAATGACCAGCATTGTGGAGAAGGAACGACTTTCACGCATGCAAGCCCTCCTCAAGTCTAACGGTATAGAAATGACCAAGCGCCAGATCGCAATGGACCAGAATGGCGACTTCAGCCTGAACCTCACCCCCGCAACTGCAGCGCAGATGTGGAAAGCCGGCCTCCTCAATGAGAGCCAGCTTGGTGCCGTCGCAAATGGTGGCCATGCTCGCTTCAGCCTCGCGCACAATGATCTCCTAGTTTCCAGCAGCGCCGGCTTTGAGAAGTCGGCGCGGAACGATACAAGCACGAGATTTGAAGCCGGCAAACAGGCTGGACCCGACACGATCGAACATTTCATGGGCGGTGGCGCAGAAGGCAAGACTGCCATGGCGAACTGGCTGCGCGGCGGGTTCGAGATGGATCGCAAGGGCAATTGGCGCCTCAAACCCCAGGTCGCCGACACTCTCCAACGGGACGTGCAGGCGATCGTGGCGCAAACTGGTTGGGAGCGCACCATCTCGCGAACTGCACAGGACCAAAACGGCTTCTCGATATCTGTTAAAGGCGATATTAGCGGAGGAACAGGCTCTGCGGCATCACGTAGGTCGGCAAAAGCCGCGCCCTTGGATAGCGCATTCGGTCGCGCCGGGGGATCGCTCGGAATTTCGACCCAAGAAAGCGGAACGACCACCGAAACAGCGAGCGTGCAACTGAATGTAGTGAAACACGACGTGCGTCAGGCTCTGGCCAATGCGGAACGATCGGCCTCCCAATCTCCAGCCCCGGCCCAAGCTTTCACCGATCAACTGGCAAAGGAAATATTAGGCGCCGGAGGGATCAGAAACCGGTATCTTGGAGATGCTGACAGTGGGCGTGGGGTAGTGGATCCCACGGCGCCCCTCACCTCCTTCGAACAAAATACTCTGCTTGACCGAGGACGCTTTTCAACAGATTTCCGCGCTGGTCCGTTTGACGGTAAACCCGCGTTTAAGAAGGGTGCCGATTGATATAGGCGCCGTTGAGCGGATTGAGCGGGTTACCCACCCACAAAGCTCCAGACATCGGATCGAGCGGGTCAAATTTGCAGAGCGTCCCGGAAGGACCATAACAGTCATTTTGTCAATCCAGACATGGGGCTGTGTCTGGCACACCACCGACATCAATCATATTAAGTCTGGCCTTGATGTAACCGAGCAGCAAAACAAGCAGCATCAGCGGCGGAAAGAAAAGCACATTGGTAAAACCAGCAAATGCCGAACTGTAGAAACCAGACAGCGTTTGCAAAGACGGCGGCGTGTTTGTGGTGAACTGCCGCATCCAATGGCACGATTGTGATGGTTGGTATGCTTGGGAAATACTTCACCTATCCCTTTACCGGCTGGCTCAACCACCAAAGCGCAGTTTGACAAGGCTGTTAAAGCGCAAATCCCGTCGCGTTAGAGGCCGAACACCTTTAAACAGGGCGCTGAACGCATCGATTCCGCGTCATGAATGTCCGGCGTCCCGACGGCTTTCATCAAAAGGCCCCAGCGAAAGTCAAACACCCCGGTTTCCTCGTCCGGCGTCATGCCAAAAACAAGTTGGAGCGCTGCCCCATTGACGAGCAGGTCGAACATGGACTCCCGTAATGCTGCAACGGGTAAGTCGCGTATCTTTCCTGCCGCGATCGCTTCGCCGATAAGCCCGTCGATCGGGTCGATCAGTCGTCGCCGGGCGGCATCGAAGGCCGATCCGACGGTCGGATCATGCGCGGCCACACTAGCAACCAGCCGGGTCAACTCGATCTGCGGCTCCTCCAGCCGCTTAGCCCGGTGCATGCGCATGATCGCCTCGAGTTGCGCGATTGGGCCAAGCGCGTTTTCTGCCTCTTCGAACGGCGCGGCGTGATCATCAGTGATTGCGTCTACGATGGCAATGAGCAGTGCCGCCTTGTTTGCATAACGGCGGTACAAGGCGGCTTTGGAGACGGCTGCATCTGTCGCAATCTGCTCCATTCGCGCCTTTGCAAAGCCCTCTTTGGTGAAGACAGCCATTGCGACCGTCAATATGCCCCTGTCGATCTCGGCGCTCTCCCATGCGCTGGGCCTGCCCTGCCGGCGCACCGGCGACATTCCATTCTTCTTGCGCATGACAACCCTTACAAAGTCAAAAATTCGGAATAACGGAACAAACGATACGCGGCGTATCTTTACCATGACAAGTGTATCAGGGATCTCCAAATTTATGAACCGACGCGTCCGTACCCTCGCCCTGTCTGGCGTTGCCACAATCATATTGCTCGGCAGCGCTATGGCCGTTGGCGCATCCAAGGCGCAATCCAGGCAGCCGCGCGGGTCCCGTCCCTGGCAGAACGGCCTCTTATCTCCTGATGAACGCGCCGAAATGGTAGTGCGCGCGATGACACAGGAAGAGAAATTTGCCTGGCTTTCTGGACCGATGGCTATTCCCATAGGGGAGATGAAGAAACCCGACGGCGCGATAGGCTCTGCGGCATTTTATCCGGCCATCGCGCGTCTTGGCATACCGGCTCAACAACAGGCGGACGCCAGCCTGGGCGTTGGCAATCTGGGTGATGTCAGGCCCGGCGACAATGCGACCGCTCTACCCTCTTCCCTGCTTCTGGGCGCCTCCTTCGATCCTGCGATGGCGTATGAAACCGGCGCTCTGGTCGGCCAGGAAGCGCGCGCAAAGGGTTTCAACGTTCAGCTCGCGGGAGGCGCCAATCTCATCCGTGAGCCTAGAGGCGGACGGAATTTCGAATATATCTCTGAAGATCCACTCCTCACTGGCATGATCGCGGGCAACTCTGTGGCGGGCATCCAATCCCAGGGCATTGTCTCGACGGTCAAGCATTTCGCGGTCAATCCGCAGGAAACCGGACGCGTATTGGTGAGCTCGGATCTTGAGAAATCTGCTCTCCATGAATCCGACCTGCTCGCGTTCCAACTGGCTATCGAAATAGGGAAGCCAGGCGCTGTTATGCCGGGCTACAATCTTGTGAACGGCGAATGGGCATCGGAAAATGACTATCTTCTCAACACGGTTCTCAAGGGAGAGTGGCATTATCCCGGCTGGGTGATGTCTGACTGGGGCGCGACGCATTCTACCGAGAAGGCCGCCCTTGCCGGCCTGGACGTTCAGTCGGGCGCCAACCTCGACCCGACAGCGTTTTTCGGTGCGCCGCTGCTGACCGCCGTCAAGGAGGGGCGGGTTCCCCAGTCAAGGATCGACGACATGGTCCGTCGTCAATTGCGCAGCCTGTTCGCTGTCGGCGCGATCGACAGGCCGGCAACCCCTGGGGCCGATATCGACTATGCAGCTCATAGATTGATCGCGCAGCGGTCGGCCGAGCGTGGCATCGTCCTGCTGAAAAATGAAGGCGATATTCTTCCTGCCGCCAAGGGGGCAAAGAGGATCCTTGTCATAGGCCGCCATGCTGATGCCGGTGTACTCTCAGGCGGCGGGTCTGCCTCGGTCTCGCCGGTCGGTAGCCTTGTCGTCGATGGTGTCGGTGGCATGGGCGTTGCTATGCCCAAAATTTATCATCCCTCCTCGCCGCTAAAGGCGATCAAGGCCGAATCCAACGCAGCCGAGGTCAATTTTGCAGATGGCGTAGATATTGCCGATGCCACCGCAAAGGCTGCCGAGGCGGATGTGGTCTTCCTCTTTGCTGAGGAATGGCGCACCGAGGGACAGGACCGACCTGATCTAAGTCTTGCAGACGAACAGGATGCCCTGATCGATGCTGTCGTCGATGCGAACCCCCACACCGTTGTGATACTTCAATCGGGAGGACCGGTCCTGATGCCATGGCTGGCGAAGGTTCCCGCGGTTCTGGCAGCCTTCTACCCGGGATCGGGCGGCGGCGAGGCCATTGCCGGCATTCTGTTTGGCCGTGTCAATCCGTCAGGCCGTCTGCCGGTAACCTTTCCCGCTGACATCGACAATCTGCCGCACCCCATGCAGCGTGATCCCAAAACGACTACCTCAAATCCTGGCAGCCCCATCAAGGGTGGGGTCTTCCATATGGACTATAATGTCGAAGGCTCCGACGTAGGCTATCGCTGGTATGCGCGAGAGAAAGTCCAGCCGTTGTTCCCCTTCGGGCACGGACTGAGCTTTACCCGGTTCGATTATGAGGAACTGTCGACCCGGGTCGAGCGGGGAACGATAATCGCCTCGGTCACCGTGCATAACAAAGGGGATCGGATGGGGGCGGACGTGCCACAACTTTATGTCGAACGCCCCGGGACGGGCGGCTTCGTTCCGCGCCTTGGAGCCTTTGAAAGAGTGGAGTTGAAACCGGGCGAAAGTCGGCGGCTCGAAATGCGCGTAGACCCGCGCCTGCTTTCCCGGTTTGACGCGGGTCAGCGTCGCTGGATCGTATCGCAAGGACGCTATGTCGTACGTGTGGCGCCTGACGCGATGGCCGCTGGCTTACATCGTGATGTTCAACTCCCTGGCCATATCCTGCCGCCTTAAGGGCAGTCAGCTCTTGGGAACAGCTGAGCGACCCGACATGTTCGGCACGTCATGGCCCGTCAGTGCGGGCCTGACGTGTCGCTGGGCAAGGTCAAAGCGTCCCTCGCCTCCCATCCCCCGCCCAGGGATGCCCATAGCTGAACCAGGTTGTTTAACTGCTGCTCGCGCACCCTTATAGCGTCGAGATCGACTTGAAGAAGATTGCGCTGCGCATCGAGTTCTTCGATATAGGCCGCATAGCCGCCACGATAGCGATCGCGCGCGAGCGTCAACGAGCGCTGCAAGATCGTCTGCCGCTGCATCACATTGTCGGCCTTTTGACGGAGCAGACGCTCGCTCGACAAGGCATTTTCGACTTCCCCAAAGGCGGTCAGTACAGCGCCGCGATAGGCAAATGCCGCCTGATCACGCTGGGCGCTGGCGGTATTGAGATTTGCGGTAAGGCGGCCCCCTGCAAAAATCGGCGCGAGCACCGAGGCGCCTGCATTCCAGAGCGTCGCAGGGTTCCAATCCAGTCCGTTGGCAAACAGCGCACCGACCGATCCCGTCAAATGGACGCTTGGCAGAAATTCTGCCCGGCGCGATGCAAGCTTAAGGTCGGCGGCAACCAGAGCATATTCCGCGCTGGCAAGGTCGGGCCGACGGCGCAGTATCGTCGATGGCAGGGCTGCCGGGACCGCCGGCAACATGATCGATCGAAGTTCACCCCGGGCGATATCACCTGGAAGATCGCCTGTCAGGCGGCGTAACGCATTCTCCTGCACACGGTAGGCCTGTTCGAGATCAGGGATGGTCTGTGCGACCGCCTCATATTCAGACTGGGCCTGCGTAAGCTCGAACTGCGAGCTATATCCCAGGATCGCACGATCCTTGGCGATGCGTAGCGCCTCTTGGCGGCTGGTCAAAGTCTCGCGACTGACGTGCAGCTGTGCGGCGAGCGATAGCAGGCTGACATATCCGCGCACCGTCGCGGATATCACGGCGAGGCGCGCAGCATCGCGATCAGCCTGGGAAGCGACATAATGCGCGCGCGCCGCGCCTTCGAGTGCGCGGACACGATTGAAGAGATCAAGCGTCCACGCCGCGGACATCTGCGGTTGAGCCGACAGGCTCAACGGTCCCGTGCCCGCCTGGCCCAGCCCCTGTTGCCCGCCCAGGCTCCCGCCCGCATCAACCGTCGGCATCCGCTCAGCCGCGGTCTGGCGAACAACCGCCTCCGCCTCCTCGACCCGCGCAACCGCGCCCAACACGTCGCTATTATTCGCAAGCGCTCTTGCAATCAGATCGGGAAGGAACGGGTCGTTCAATCGCCGCCACCAGTCCGCTTCGACGCCGACCGTGGGACCAGGCGCAGCGTCGCGCCAAGCGAGCGGGGCAGTGATCGCGGCCGAAGGGGGGATCGGCCGGACGTCAGGTGTGCAGGCGGTGAGCGCCAGCGCCTGCACAATGGGGCCTCCGGCGAGCAGATAACGCCTCATCGTGCATGCTCGCGCGGCGACACTGTATCGGCCGTGTTCACTTGTGCGACCACCGACATGCCCGGGCGCAAACGACGCGCCAGTGGCTGTCCGGGATCAATCCTGATACGCACGGGGATACGTTGAACGATCTTGATGAAATTGCCGCTTGCATTGTCGGGCCGCAAAACGCTGAACTCGGACCCGGTCGCAGGCGCAATTTGTTCCAGATGCCCGGTCAAACGCGCATCATCGAGGGCATCCACACGGAAGCTGGCCGGTTGGCCGATCCGCATCCGGGCAGTCTGGGTTTCCTTGAAATTGCCGACCACCCAGAATTGCTCGGGGACCAGGAACATCAGCTGCGATCCGGCCGCGACATATTGGCCCACCCGCACCGATGCCTCTCCGATCTGACCGTCACGCGGCGCGCGGATCAGCGTGTTGGCGAGATTGATCTGCGCGAGATCGACCTGTGCCTGCGCTTGCTGAACCGCGCCCTCGAGCAATTCTCGCGAAACATTGGTCGACAAGATTGTCTGGCGTTGACTTTCAATATTGGCGTCGGCGCGGGTCACGGATGCGCGCGCCGCCAACTGGGTCGCTCGTACCTGGTCGCGCTCTCGCAGCGACACAGAGCCACGATCTGCCAATTCTCCCACACGTGACAGATCGGCTTCCGCACGGATCAGTTCGGATTGCGCCTGCATGCGATCAGCGATACGCGTGCGCAATGTCGCATCATTCTGGGCAACTGTCTGATCCCAATTGGCAAGACTGGCCTTGGCTATCCGCAACTGTGCCAGCGCCTGTTCCAGCTGCTGCTTATAGATGCGATCATCGATCTTCACCAGCAGCTGCCCGCGTTTCACTTTTGCAAAATCCCCGACCAGGACATTGACGACATAGCCGTTCACCTGCGGCGCCATCGCGGTGATCTGGCCGCGCACATAGGCATTTTCGGTCATCC includes:
- a CDS encoding glutathione S-transferase N-terminal domain-containing protein, which codes for MKIYDREAAPHPARIRIVLAEKGLGEHVEFVSIDLIAAEQKQPEFLAMNPIGKIPVLELEDGTIISESTAITEYLDNLDGNPILTGKSVAKCHGDPVAHGVVGSSCALLCENHCRIANVRDNLTNRVSRQGASALILPPTASVT
- a CDS encoding TetR/AcrR family transcriptional regulator, encoding MTVNTRELILDAARRTAQAHGYGGLNFRDLAAEVGIKAASIHYYFPAKAELGAAVARRYWEDAAAALDVLSDQTQDPLESLRRYPNMFRKALENDNRMCLGSFMAAEYDDLPAPIKKEVQAFADVNIAWLSRQLAAATLAASEVNEQKARAIFAAIVGAQLLSRSRADISVYDSVINIYRTVGLLPE
- a CDS encoding TetR/AcrR family transcriptional regulator translates to MAVFTKEGFAKARMEQIATDAAVSKAALYRRYANKAALLIAIVDAITDDHAAPFEEAENALGPIAQLEAIMRMHRAKRLEEPQIELTRLVASVAAHDPTVGSAFDAARRRLIDPIDGLIGEAIAAGKIRDLPVAALRESMFDLLVNGAALQLVFGMTPDEETGVFDFRWGLLMKAVGTPDIHDAESMRSAPCLKVFGL
- a CDS encoding beta-glucosidase family protein — encoded protein: MKTAIATVNMPLSISALSHALGLPCRRTGDIPFFLRMTTLTKSKIRNNGTNDTRRIFTMTSVSGISKFMNRRVRTLALSGVATIILLGSAMAVGASKAQSRQPRGSRPWQNGLLSPDERAEMVVRAMTQEEKFAWLSGPMAIPIGEMKKPDGAIGSAAFYPAIARLGIPAQQQADASLGVGNLGDVRPGDNATALPSSLLLGASFDPAMAYETGALVGQEARAKGFNVQLAGGANLIREPRGGRNFEYISEDPLLTGMIAGNSVAGIQSQGIVSTVKHFAVNPQETGRVLVSSDLEKSALHESDLLAFQLAIEIGKPGAVMPGYNLVNGEWASENDYLLNTVLKGEWHYPGWVMSDWGATHSTEKAALAGLDVQSGANLDPTAFFGAPLLTAVKEGRVPQSRIDDMVRRQLRSLFAVGAIDRPATPGADIDYAAHRLIAQRSAERGIVLLKNEGDILPAAKGAKRILVIGRHADAGVLSGGGSASVSPVGSLVVDGVGGMGVAMPKIYHPSSPLKAIKAESNAAEVNFADGVDIADATAKAAEADVVFLFAEEWRTEGQDRPDLSLADEQDALIDAVVDANPHTVVILQSGGPVLMPWLAKVPAVLAAFYPGSGGGEAIAGILFGRVNPSGRLPVTFPADIDNLPHPMQRDPKTTTSNPGSPIKGGVFHMDYNVEGSDVGYRWYAREKVQPLFPFGHGLSFTRFDYEELSTRVERGTIIASVTVHNKGDRMGADVPQLYVERPGTGGFVPRLGAFERVELKPGESRRLEMRVDPRLLSRFDAGQRRWIVSQGRYVVRVAPDAMAAGLHRDVQLPGHILPP
- a CDS encoding efflux transporter outer membrane subunit, with translation MRRYLLAGGPIVQALALTACTPDVRPIPPSAAITAPLAWRDAAPGPTVGVEADWWRRLNDPFLPDLIARALANNSDVLGAVARVEEAEAVVRQTAAERMPTVDAGGSLGGQQGLGQAGTGPLSLSAQPQMSAAWTLDLFNRVRALEGAARAHYVASQADRDAARLAVISATVRGYVSLLSLAAQLHVSRETLTSRQEALRIAKDRAILGYSSQFELTQAQSEYEAVAQTIPDLEQAYRVQENALRRLTGDLPGDIARGELRSIMLPAVPAALPSTILRRRPDLASAEYALVAADLKLASRRAEFLPSVHLTGSVGALFANGLDWNPATLWNAGASVLAPIFAGGRLTANLNTASAQRDQAAFAYRGAVLTAFGEVENALSSERLLRQKADNVMQRQTILQRSLTLARDRYRGGYAAYIEELDAQRNLLQVDLDAIRVREQQLNNLVQLWASLGGGWEARDALTLPSDTSGPH
- a CDS encoding HlyD family secretion protein encodes the protein MIAMLLVFLIGALLVLYAWKLWPFTSDDRMTENAYVRGQITAMAPQVNGYVVNVLVGDFAKVKRGQLLVKIDDRIYKQQLEQALAQLRIAKASLANWDQTVAQNDATLRTRIADRMQAQSELIRAEADLSRVGELADRGSVSLRERDQVRATQLAARASVTRADANIESQRQTILSTNVSRELLEGAVQQAQAQVDLAQINLANTLIRAPRDGQIGEASVRVGQYVAAGSQLMFLVPEQFWVVGNFKETQTARMRIGQPASFRVDALDDARLTGHLEQIAPATGSEFSVLRPDNASGNFIKIVQRIPVRIRIDPGQPLARRLRPGMSVVAQVNTADTVSPREHAR